The DNA region TTATTACAAGTCCCAATTGCCTACACTCTTCTACCCTATCGTGCCTCGAcacttttgcttttgtttggcGCTTGCGGTACTCGAAGCCGAGTGGAAACGTTCAGTCTCCCGTTGCCTTTGCTGAGGACAGCCACACAGCTTTCATCTCTTATAGACTAAGACAGGACCTTAAACTCAAGCACGGTCTTAGCTCATACTGTAATGCCCAACCTACTCGCCACCTTCATCTGACTGTGATGCTGTAAATCAAACTGTGTAAAGGACAGAATTTCTCGCCCATGTCCTTATTTTAGCTCTTAAAACTTTAGCTCCTTGTATgccttttatttgtatttatttatgctttgtTCCAGTTTGGTAAAGGAAAGTGTACTGgatctatttatttatgatatAATACCATCTAAGGCTAAATtaatgttggaaaaatggtCTTAAATGGTGTACTTTCTTTGGGAAGATGTTATGTCGCAGCTTGCTTGTCATCTTCAGTTTATGGATCGTCGTGTTTTAAGTTACAAATGTGTCTCACTATTTTGTCCCAGAATCCTGACCTTTATGTAAACATCTTTGTACCCCAAACTCTTGCAGTTAATCTCTGTAGTTATGTGTGTTGTACAACAGACTGGCCACTGTGATTGTTCAGCTATCTGATTTTGGATAACTGAATAGAAGGCGCAGGTTCTTGTCAATTTAACAGGTAGATTCTGCAAGTTTACATAACTCTAATGTCTCTTATCTTTTTTCCCATAAAGTtgtataatatgtattatactAGAGAGTACATCAtttggttttcattttatttattatggcGTCCACTGACATATGAAGCACTGGGGATTGATCGAGCTGGTACACCTTTAGTCTCTTTGAGAAGACAAGCTGTCAGTATGTGgtagaggagaaaaagagtCTTCTGCATTGTTTTGGTCTGTTGATTGTCAGTGTAACTGCATGTACCCTCTACAATACAGTTCCTTCCATAAGCTCAGTCTTTAATTTCTgtacatggggaaaaaaagtcaatacCACAAAAAGGTTTCATTTTCTGTAGGAACAGGCTGGAGATAACATAGGAGGAACATATTGCTCCATTATGAAAGTTTCAAATTTCCTCCATTTATTGCAAATGACCCTGATAGCATTTCCTTTTCTACCCTATGAGGCAACTTCTCTGACATCATGCTGACATTGAATtacacaattttaacatttggCGTCAACAATGGcagttttgtttctttcaaCATGTAACGCGAAGCTGAGGATGAGATTTGTCGACCAACCACAAACActttctcttttatctctcGATTTTTTGACTCTCGTTCCTGTTCAATATTCAGTGTTCTGCTTGTAGAACTGTAAAAAGGAATACTGTATTCTGAGGGCAAACATGTTTGGAAGGCATTTGCAGCCTATGTTTGtacacaaaaatgttaaataaaatctCCTGTATCTACATATAATGatatgtttgattatttattttaattacagaGTAAACTGTAGGGTTTGATGTAAAAACTCTAATATTCTTAAACTAAATTCTTTCATCTATCATGTCTTTTATTGAGGCAGACAACACCAGGTTCATTAGACATGGCTATCTGTGTTTTTCCTACCCTGGTGTCTCAGCTGACTGACATCATTTTGTGGTTATTCTGTGTGTGCAACTGAAACTGGTGATGCACAAACCTTTACAACCACAGTCATTCTTTTTTAGCGCAAGATCCtcagcaataaaaataataagatcATTTAAAGCAGGTCCACTTTATCTTGTTTTCtgatcatttttgtttgttacttCCATTATTTGCTGTGTGCTTGACAATTGTCATGAATAAATCTTATATCCATATTTTCTTTGCCAATTCCAGTCCTGTTGATGTTAAACAAGAATCGATACTTTTCACAAGAAGCCCAGTCTGAGTTTTGAAATCTTCTATCCAATACATTAAAGCCAAAACAGTTATGCTCATAATTGGAGTAAGTTATTTAGAAGGAATGAATCATTAGTCTCACTGATAAAACAGTAAGTCTCATgtttacacaataaaaatgatgacatcTTGAAACAAATCCTTAGAATCTGATTGTTGGCTGAGGCAGTTTTATCTTGATGAATTTGTTTATTCTGACATGCATTTGAGTGAGTTAGGCTTTATAGTTCAAATGAAGTGTTGTACAGTATAATACATGTTTATGTGATGTTTACACTTCATGTTTTGAGAATTTTATCAGTTAAGTATAATTAATTGGATGGATGTAAATGCATCTCGTTTCATGAAAATGGTTTAATTATAATTGTTATGGCTTGAACGATAAGCATGATGAAAAATCCACACACTGCCACATGTACAGAAGGTCAATCATTGGCTTTTCACTTCTTACTACAGCagtcatgtactgtacatatagcAGTGAACATGTGAACTAAACCAGAGCTGTTTTTGCCGTTTAACCGGAGTGTAGTTAATGGCACATGCTGCTCTGCTGGCAACCGTCTTGTCTGTGCAGTATAAGGATATCACTTGAGGAAAAACGCTGAATTTGATAAGACACGTGTGATGGTCTGCAGCTGATTCATATGGCTGCAGTGCATTTGGTGAAAGACTTCCGGTTTTTCAGTGcgtgttttttctgtttaactTGTTGCATGTACAGTCACTTATGGTTAATGCTGGAAGATATTGCCCAGCAAGGGCGATtgtaggatcagacctttaagGGGGgatcagctcctaatgagaatttgacatacaatgccctgcaattGTGAAAacgaaacaaaacaataataatttattaatttttaggggtgctgagatcaaattaaGGGGTCTAAAATCGGCCCTGTTGCCCAGCATGGTTTTTCCTTGtaattattttacacactgtcCCTTACAAACCTTAACCTTTAAACACATactcctgtttgaaaagtgtgaCTTTTACGCACTGCCTCATTTGCAGCAACCCCCACCagcccccccaccacacacacacacacaccaatagaGGCGGCGGCGCGGCAGGACAGCGGTTTCCTGTTGCAGCGTGTCAGAGCGCACCTTGAAACTTCTCCTGACAAGCCGAACACAAGCAGCGGACCATGTCAGAGGGTTTACAccgtttttatttattgtgtttcagGGTTAAACCAATCAGACTACAGTgttcttttactttttaatgtgCGCAGAGATCATCTGAACACGTGGATTGGATGGAAAATAAAGACCGGTTAACATGTATCCACCTTTATGAGGTAAGAAAGTAATTACTGTTTCCTTCGTATTGTAATAAGAGTACCAACAGTTAAACAGGTTTTTTTACTTTCCTTACCATTCCTACTGTGTTTAAATAGTGAATAAAAGCAaactcaaaatataaataactataaGGCCATTCGTTAAGGTCTATGGTTTAAAAAGGTAGATTATTTTATAGTAAATAAACCCACAACAATCAGTAAGTAGTTGTGATAATGATTGAAGGTTTATTTACAGCCATTTGTAAGGCTGACAAATGGAAATGAACATTTGGGATCAGTGCTGAAACCTTTTTTCCACCACTAGACATCTGTGACATCAAACACATAACTTTCAGTGCTGTGATTGTTGGAATCAGCTGCCTGCCttggatgtttgtgtgtctccatTGTGCACATAGCGTTTTAGCCAATAGTAATACAGcagtttctatttttttgtttttgtttgacatTGATGGAGCTGAGCTAATTGACAGGGCAGTGACAGTTCCCCTCCAACAGGATGTGCATTTTTCTTATCACTTCCTCCAAGGCCCCTGTTTATAgccatttttaatataatggggagtaggttttttttcttaccaaaacaagtggaagaaggaaaaacatgaAGGCTCCCTTGTGATCGCATATGTTGTCACCTATAAACTTCAGAGTTTGGGGAAAAgtaagtaatttttttttactatgtggGATTAGAAACTTTTGCAGCCACTTGAGGTCTTAAAGAAACCCAGGAGCAAATTTTTGTTGAAGCTTTCCCAACCCGCTGGATAAACTGCGGTTTTGAAATTCCTCCGGGCTGTGAGAAGGTTTCAGTAGCAGAACAATAGAGGTAAAGTTGGACTTTGGTCCGATGCACTGCCAATCAGGATCACTGGTGGGTTAACAGAGGCAGATTAATGAAATAACAATGTATGAAAACTTCCATGAATGTGAAATGAGTGGAAGCGAATGGTTTGTTTTACTTCTGTTCCTGTTACATTGTCAACACTGGCACATgcagtgtgtttttacatttccatAAAAGGGCAAATAAGTGCAAGTATAGGAGCATTTCAGACCAGCTTTCTTCCTGTTGACTTCTGGTGACTACTGGTGCATGCAGTTTATATGAAGAGAGTTTGCATCTGTGTGGTATACATTCATATCACTAACCAATTTATCTGAGCAGTGAAGTTAAATGTCAGTTGCCATTCTCAATGTGTTTGTAGTTGAATGGGGACTTCCGTCCAACTGAATTGACACTTAATATAGCTAATATTGTGTTATCTCATCTTTCACAATGCAATGGGGGAATGAAATTCAGACAGGTGTTAAAGCATGAGTGAAATTATCTGACATCTATCAGATGTGAGCACAGGCGTAgtcagagcagaagaagaaagtcAGCGAGCCTCTTCACTGGCTGAAAATGGTCAAATTAATTTTGACCATTTGGGACGCCTCATCAGCATATCGCTTCTGTGGTTACATTTCTGACACAGTAGGAGAAAAAATGAATTGGGAAACAGGGTGATTAAATCCCAAAACGCATGGGAAATTCTTATTCACTGAAAAAATGCTGACATGAGTCATCTAACATAGGTCACAATAGTCCCAACATTGCTCCTATAGCAACCAAATGCCTCCCTTTGTCGTTCATAGAATCACTTGTTTGTCATATATTCAATCTTGTTGAATCTTATCTCTTACTAAATGTATAGACCTTGCTAGGAATTAGGTCATTTACAGATGgctttttcacagcagtcaaTAGCTTTCACCTTCAGCATATGTGTGCTGTGTAGATTCTGTCCATTGAGTCATAGCAGCAGCTTCTGTGTGCTTTGATTTAACCAACAGGATAAATTGTGTGTCATAGGTGGGGATGAACTGACATACAGAAGCTTATTTAAGACGTTAATGCAGTTATTATATTTGTACTTGtgagtttttacatttttgatttggatctcttaaaggaatagtttgatattttgggaaGTATGGTTCTTAACGTTTTCTGATGAGAATTCGATGAGACTCCTGTCAGTAACAATGGAGATAGAGGGGCACGACATAACTCCAACCGCAACTTGTCTCCCCTTTCTTCCAGTCTTTATAGTAAGCTAAGCAAAACAGCTCCTGGTTTAGCTCCGTTAACATGCAATCATTAGAGTGGCATTGACTTTTCTGTCCTAACTTGCAACATAAAGCAAATAATAATTAGTATGTTCAAAACAGAGCAAATCCAAGTTAAGCAGAGTAAACACAAACTTCCACTAACTTTCCAGAATGTTCGCTATAGTTTTATTTCAACGATTTCATCAGTTCCTCTTCAGTTATTATTATCTGACATGATCTGGAGAGGTTGTCTCTCTTACTCCACTGAGTAGTTGTACCCTAGTAGATAACCTCAGTGAATAACTTGGCATCCATTTCCTGAAGGTTATCTGAGGTTGTACCATGTTTGTAGTAATGTACTGTAATCTGTTTACAGTGCGGTGGAATTTAGCTGAAATCTTTGAAAAAAGGCACACCAAACATTGTTCAACACAGTGACAATGACTTTGAAATTTATAGGGGGTTTATTTAGTGTAATTATCAGTGATCGTGGGGGAAAGCATGTCACTGGCTGGAATGATTAGTGTGTCAAAGGGTTTCGGGAAACTTTTCCTGAAATAAAAGGTGCATTGTTGAACTGTCTGCTCTGGCCCTGTATGGAAAACAAACTGCCCCGCTGTCTTCCAGAGATAGATGGCTtttctgacctgtgtgtgtgtgtgtgtgtgtgtgtgtgtgtgtgtgtgtgtgtgtgtgtgtggtaaccTACAATCTGTTTGTACAGGCTCTGAGATTGtgttttctctatctctctctctctctctctctctctctctctctctctctctctctctctctctctctctctctctctctctctctccccagaCCGCCACTCTTAATTTGGCAGCTTTTGGGAAAAACCACATGCTCTCTCTTCAGTAGTCTGCTGTTGTCTTTGACTAAGTTGAGTGGAGAACAAAGAGACTGAAAAGTCTGAAAGTAAGATCTACGAGTGAAGTCTAGCATCTCAAGTGTTCTTTGCACCTGCAGCTTCCAGCCCTAAGAGTTTTTAGGCGTCACTCCTACTTTAAGTCATACCATGCTGTATGGCAAGCAGGTACTTTTTCTAAAAACATGCCAATCAGCTGAGTGTGTGGGATGAGAGCgcgaaaaaagcaaaaaagaagaagaactaaCCATGGTGAAGAATGACCAGCTGGTCTACATTGGCCTGGAGATGGTGATTGCCTGCTTGGCTGTGGCTGGGAACATCCTGGTGTGCTGGGCTGTCTGCCTCAACTCCAACCTGCAGAGCATCACCAACTTCTTTGTTGTGTCGCTGGCAGTGGCTGACATTGCTGTGGGGTTGCTGGCCATCCCATTTGCTATCACTATTAGGTATGATTTCCTTTGTTGTTTCCTCTTGATCATCTTTTTATATGACTCAGAAATTCAGTTTAATCCTGATACAAAGTGTGGTTAATCACATTTTGAGAGCGGGGCAGATTTTGTGTCTCAGACATGTTTAacctgtgtgttttcttgcaaACCGACATCAGTATTGGCTTCTGTGCCAACTTCCACGGCTGCCTGTTCATCGCCTGCTTCGTCCTGGTGCTCACCCAGAGCTCTATCTTCAGCCTGCTTGCTATCGCTGTGGACCGTTACATTGCTATCAAGAACCCACTCAGGTGAGAGGAAACAACGCGGTTACATCAAATGACAACTGACAACTCAAATTGAGACAGCTCTCCATTTCTAACACACTCTTTTCACATGTCAAGTAGCAAGTCAAaggaaaaacattaaatctgAGAGGCGTCCAAAGCACACATGCCATGGTGTAGCAAAACACATTGAATTATAGTGAGATATTATTCAGTTAAAGCTAATCTGGCCGTCTGCAGGGCAGACAGTGATGTATGTGTCCACAGGCTTTATTAAGTTATTGTTTGTGTCCTGATGGAAGTATTAAACCTGCTGAATGCTTTGATCATGATCATCAACATAAATCAACACCAGTCAGGTACTATTTCTTTAAAGTGCCTCACTTATTTTGCAGCTTGTTCCCTGTTCAGTCCTTTTGCAACAGATATTTTCACACCCATATTGTAACCAAGCCCGAGCTGCAGTCTTTGCTTCCATCACGAGTGGATTTTTCACTGAGTAAGCCACAGCAGGTGATGCATTTGCATAAGGAGTTACATAACAGCCTGGtcttgcctgtgtgtgtgtgtgtgtgtttatgtggttACACTGGTGCCACAACCCTGGCACCAACAATCAGAGAGCCAATAATTCATCAGTTTTAGGAGGCTTAATATAGCATACTGGCTGCCATCCTGGCTGTGAAAGACCTCAGTCACGTGGGATAATAGTTACAAAACACAGGGACAATTTTAAGTCAATGTGACGCTACCAGGAACACTGAGCCAAATCTGTCCACTGATTAGCTCTGCATGAGGCAACGTGCACTTTTCAAAGTCTTAACAAATACCTGAATAACCTGAATATATATGGATAGTGgatagtttgtttgtttgctaaTATAAGATACTTCATTGTCATTGTATGCATACAACAAAATGTCCTTTGATGATTCTCTCAGACCAGCAGCAATTGATGAGACAATAAAAGATAtcaacagcttttaaaaatcaaaatagTGCATGGGGTTATTGCACATATTTGTTCATATTGCAGTGCCTTTAAAGTGCAAAATAGTGCAAAGATAGGATAGTGTGAAACAGGTAGGTATGGTATTTAGCcaatatttcagtttaacaGCCCAAAGTGCATCTTCAAGAATGTGATTCCAAGTGCAAGTATCTGTTGaattactgtcaaaatattgAAGTTTACATCTAGATTGCAGTCCTGATCATTTAGTATAGAAAATCatcaaatatcaataaatgttcatgtaTCAATTTTTATATCTCACTGCATTGCTCAGAGGCTTTTATGTGACGAGACTACATTCGTCAGAGCTAATTTCAATGAAATAATTTCAATGAAATTAGCTCTGAAGTATGATGGCAAATTTGATAAATtacaaagaaggaaggaaatgtcCTTTAAAGCAGATTTATGCACACTCATACAGCTGTTTGCAGAGTCATGTAGCTAACAGGATTTCACAGTGTCTCTTCTAGCAGCTaagatgaaaacagaaaaattgaACCTCTTCTTGAAAAAAGAAGGTACTAACAgacaatttaaaacaatttcTCAAAGTTGGTTTAGTTGTGGCAATGTCCTCAGTTTCGGAAAGGCAGTAATGAAGCAATATAAAAATCCTCAGCGGGACAATTGAAATCTTGTCCTGgcttattaaataaataatccaaTCAGGCTTAAATGCACAGCCATTACTACCACAATGAGATTAGATAAAACCATGTATTATCATAAATGTACTTCTGCTCAACCTTACAGGTACAACAGCCTGGTGACAGGGCAGAGGGCAAAGGGCATCATTGCACTGTGCTGGCTGCTCTCAGTGAGCATCGGCCTAACACCGATGCTGGGCTGGAACAAAGGTgagagatttatttttaatttgttgtcaTGCAAATATGCGCTTTCAATATTTGCATGACTCTTGCATATTTGCAAGCCTCTGAAAACGCATATTGATATAAAGGAAAACATGCACGAAGCATCTGTTACTCCGTCCATTAATCTCTATGGCGATGTTTTATGTAAACTAAACTTGTGTAAACAATGGTAAAATATGGTTTACATTCATTTGATTGTAGGATGTTTACAGCcagaatatgaaaataaacaggcAGTCAAAAGctcataaatacaaacacacgtGCCTTACACCCTAGGATTCTCCTGAACAACTATTTTTAGAAATGACAGACATATGAGGGGAAGttagaaacaaatgaaaaagacatATACAAAAGAAAGGTTCCCTGTGGAGTGTTTGACTTCTAGTAGCACTATGGAGCGTTTTTTATGAGTGGATTCCCATTTTGTTTGCGTCATATTGTTACATACACATTAGGACGTCACGCGGGTGACACAATACACAGTCCTACCAATCGTTTCACTCTATTACATCAATCTACTGCTGGCTGTGGCGCTGAGAAACACAGCAATGTATCaacaaaggcagagaagaagaagactgcatATCAGTAAACAAAGGTTTAAGCACTGCAGGacttcaaataaacaaataaatatgttttacgAATGTtttaagaggaaggaaatggcTTCAACACATTCCATGTTCGATCACAAGGATGCATGCAAAGAGTTCTGATGAGTAACATAATCATAATTTAATTTGTCTACGAGAAAACTCCACAGAGCATCTTGGAAAAATACATTGGTATCATCTTTCTAGAGAAAAGTGCTCCAATTCATTTCAATTGGTGCAATTATCGGAAATCCATCTGACTACCCACAATGACTTCAATTCAGCTGAGTGCTTAGATTCGTTTAGGAAACCTGATGCCTAATGTTAGATTTAAAATCTGATGCCCAAACCATGCGCATTATCTTGTCATAATTTCATGAAAAAGACTTAATTATGTGAGATCTTTTCTGCTGTGTAAAAAGTGTTGCATATGGTTGAGATGATCAACGGGGATGATAAATAACTCTGGCTCTGTTGTACAGGTTTGAACTCCACCACtaccaacagcagcaacaagagGAGCTGTCCTGAGGGCATGATAGAGTGCCTGTTTGAAAGAGTGGTTGGTCTGGATTACATGATCTATTTCAATTTCTTTGGCTGTGTGCTGGTGCCCCTGATGGTCATGCTGGTCATCTACGCCCACATCTTCATGGCAGCACGGCGCCAACTCCGATTGATGAGGCTCAAAGTTGCGCACACGCCCGCTCCTCAAGACATAAACTCACGCTCGAGCACATCTCGTACGACCCTGCAGAAGGAAGTGCAGGCTGCAAAACCACTGGCCATCATCGTAGGTTTGTTTGCTCTTTGTTGGCTTCCTGTGCACCTACTGAACTGTTTCAACTACCTGTGTCAAAACTGTGAACGCCCACATATCTGGGTGATGAATATTGCTATCATCCTCTCTCACGCTAACTCCGTTGTGAACCCCTTCATCTATGCCTACCGCATTCGGGAGTTCAGACAGACCTTTCGGAGAATCCTGTATCAGCACATGTTAGGGCAGAGGGATGGACACGGGTTTAGGGTGGGGAATAATGTTGGCAGAGATGTTGCATGCGGTAGTATCACGCGGAGCTCTTCTCGTACTAGTAAAGAAGGCTCATCATGTATCACAGTGGTGAATAGTTATGCCCTGGACCCAAGTCTTGATAGAACTCCTCCGAAAGCTACTTGTAAAGCCTCTAGCCATTGGGCATCAACGTTAGATGCTGCACCAAGCAGCTACATACCCAATGGAAATCAAATAAAGGGTAGCACCGTTTCAGCAACACAGCAGGAACCATGCATCACAGGATTTTCTGTGGGGGATGGAGTCGAGTCAATCACATATCTGGGGGGGACAACAGATGTTTTTGAGGTGAGAGAAAGTGGAAGCTGTATTTCTTTTGTGAATGTTCAGGCTCTCTCCCCAAAACCGACTGGCCTCACACACTGCACAGAACTTCCAGAAGTCTCAtgacaaaatattcaaaatatatttgtCTCTGTAAAACATAGCATTgagaaaatgtgacaaaatgagGTTGGATCAATGCTCGTGGTTTGAGCTAAAACATTATACTGTAAGTTCTTGGTGTAGAAATCAGTTTTCCTCTTTCTGAAGTCAAACATAAACTTGGAAGGCAATATTTTTGCCTAGTGTAACATTGTGTTATCCTCAACCGCCTCTGGGCCAAATCAGATATACAAgcacacaacaaaaaagtaataaagcaaGTTGATGTTTATTACgggcattttctttttcatgcaGTACAATAAGGGGTTTGACAGTATGTCCTTAGGTTCTAAAggtgatgggttttttttaggttgcatatctttaaaaCAATGTGCATTTAGAAAACACTACCTTCTCAATTGTACTGTATTTGCCACAAACTAAACTTTTAAAGGCTTGAGCTGCATTATTTGTCATTGTTGCATAATGTCACCTTTTGTAATCTAAA from Scomber scombrus chromosome 15, fScoSco1.1, whole genome shotgun sequence includes:
- the LOC133995429 gene encoding adenosine receptor A2b-like; this encodes MVKNDQLVYIGLEMVIACLAVAGNILVCWAVCLNSNLQSITNFFVVSLAVADIAVGLLAIPFAITISIGFCANFHGCLFIACFVLVLTQSSIFSLLAIAVDRYIAIKNPLRYNSLVTGQRAKGIIALCWLLSVSIGLTPMLGWNKGLNSTTTNSSNKRSCPEGMIECLFERVVGLDYMIYFNFFGCVLVPLMVMLVIYAHIFMAARRQLRLMRLKVAHTPAPQDINSRSSTSRTTLQKEVQAAKPLAIIVGLFALCWLPVHLLNCFNYLCQNCERPHIWVMNIAIILSHANSVVNPFIYAYRIREFRQTFRRILYQHMLGQRDGHGFRVGNNVGRDVACGSITRSSSRTSKEGSSCITVVNSYALDPSLDRTPPKATCKASSHWASTLDAAPSSYIPNGNQIKGSTVSATQQEPCITGFSVGDGVESITYLGGTTDVFEVRESGSCISFVNVQALSPKPTGLTHCTELPEVS